From Acidobacteriota bacterium, a single genomic window includes:
- a CDS encoding DUF885 family protein produces the protein MNARSMSRRWLAASAMVALVAAASACSGPSAPPAEPAVERSTSYDDLLALFKEFRAMALPEVRDGVPDYTTAAMEAQHAKLRTLQRRLDGIDSSGWPVAQRVDHLLVIAEFRGLDFHHRVIKPWRRDPAYYSTTSLGFGPKIHDALQIPRLPVPADRLDAFAVKLRGVPAVLEQAKGNLTEMAADLARLAIRQKAVEQNVYTRLAEDLAGHHPELVDDAKRAAEAAADFSRWLEEQLPRMTAPAGIGRENYDWYMRHVLLFPYTWEDMRIIGEREYERALVWLKIEEHKNRGVPMIAPAESFEEFERRRYEADVEMLAWLRAQQIFTVPDYLVPPRGEGPYVLPSDRDPKKPGPFDPPIRRHFFREAEDRDPRPLRAHNLPGHLLDSQMRRRDDRPIRGQSRLFFIDGTRAEGWSYYLEEFIQQAGLLDNRPKTKEINYILQAKRAARVLPELKMHSNEWTFDQALESLTSRTPYWMAPDDAIAFFDMELYLRQPGYGIGYYIGKVQMEELFARRAQQLGAKFNLTEFHDQFLAAGVMPISLIRWEMTGLDDQVRTMW, from the coding sequence GTGAACGCTAGGAGCATGTCCCGCCGGTGGCTGGCCGCGAGCGCGATGGTCGCGCTCGTGGCCGCGGCCTCGGCCTGTTCAGGTCCGTCGGCCCCGCCGGCCGAGCCCGCCGTCGAGCGCAGCACGAGCTACGACGACCTGCTCGCCCTGTTCAAGGAGTTCAGGGCGATGGCCCTGCCCGAGGTGCGCGACGGCGTACCCGACTACACCACGGCCGCGATGGAGGCGCAGCACGCGAAGCTGCGCACCCTGCAGCGGCGGCTCGACGGCATCGACAGCAGCGGCTGGCCCGTCGCCCAGCGGGTCGACCACCTGCTCGTCATCGCCGAGTTCAGGGGCCTCGACTTCCACCATCGCGTGATCAAGCCGTGGCGGCGCGACCCCGCCTACTACTCGACCACCTCGCTCGGGTTCGGCCCGAAGATCCACGACGCGCTGCAGATCCCGCGACTGCCCGTTCCGGCCGATCGGCTCGACGCCTTCGCCGTGAAGCTGCGCGGCGTGCCGGCGGTGCTCGAGCAGGCCAAGGGCAACCTGACGGAGATGGCGGCCGATCTCGCGAGGCTCGCCATCCGCCAGAAAGCCGTCGAGCAGAACGTCTACACCCGGCTCGCCGAGGACCTGGCCGGCCATCATCCCGAGCTCGTCGACGACGCGAAGCGGGCGGCGGAGGCGGCGGCCGACTTCTCCCGATGGCTTGAGGAGCAGCTGCCGCGGATGACGGCGCCCGCGGGCATCGGCAGGGAAAACTACGACTGGTACATGAGGCACGTCCTGCTCTTCCCGTACACCTGGGAAGACATGCGGATCATCGGCGAACGCGAGTACGAGCGTGCGCTCGTCTGGCTCAAGATCGAGGAACACAAGAACCGCGGCGTTCCGATGATCGCGCCGGCGGAGTCGTTCGAGGAGTTCGAGCGCCGGCGCTACGAGGCCGACGTGGAGATGCTGGCATGGCTCCGCGCGCAGCAGATCTTCACGGTGCCCGACTACCTGGTGCCGCCGCGCGGCGAAGGCCCCTACGTGCTGCCGTCGGACCGCGATCCGAAGAAGCCCGGGCCGTTCGACCCGCCGATCAGGCGCCATTTCTTCCGCGAAGCGGAAGATCGCGATCCGCGTCCGCTGCGCGCGCACAATCTACCGGGCCACCTGCTCGACAGCCAGATGCGCCGGCGCGACGACCGGCCGATTCGCGGCCAGTCGCGCCTCTTCTTCATCGACGGCACCCGCGCCGAGGGCTGGTCGTACTACCTCGAGGAGTTCATCCAGCAGGCCGGCCTGCTCGACAACCGGCCGAAGACGAAGGAGATCAACTACATCCTGCAGGCCAAGCGCGCGGCGCGCGTGCTGCCCGAGCTGAAGATGCACAGCAACGAGTGGACGTTCGACCAGGCCCTCGAGTCACTCACCTCGCGCACGCCGTACTGGATGGCACCCGACGACGCGATCGCGTTCTTCGACATGGAGCTGTACCTCAGACAGCCCGGGTACGGCATCGGGTACTACATCGGCAAGGTGCAGATGGAGGAGCTCTTCGCCCGCCGGGCGCAGCAGCTGGGCGCGAAGTTCAACCTCACGGAGTTCCACGACCAGTTCCTCGCGGCGGGCGTGATGCCGATTTCGCTCATCCGCTGGGAGATGACGGGGCTCGACGACCAGGTGCGAACGATGTGGTGA
- a CDS encoding prolyl oligopeptidase family serine peptidase, giving the protein MFVPRPRPAARRSRWPLAALWVVAAVATVLPLHAGAQGVAPLTVERIVSGPSILGTAPVRPTWSPDSRQLAFLWNDAAWPARDVWLVDRDSSSPRRLTRFVEGAPPSGPGVSDLAWSPDSRTIYVVHRGDVWRVAAQGGTPEALTRTGGSKTQLSASPDGKYVSFVQDGDLWLVHLDVGRVSRATRVGVPTIGSVPLGTYYRADVEIGTAIWGGGVPVAIWSPDSRFVAVHYVDRRAVRETPYPYYLGDEVVVNHLRRGYPGDTNEIRTVGFYEVATGQLRLLDLPDQTSIQTNDFAWSPEGRLLIDRQSDDALDRWLVVADPVSHSFTTAWHDRRESRVYTAIASAWHGDGKRLLFVSDLEDRYRLYTVAPGETTPRALTPATWDVTGERGAVTPIASRATKSVFVVGNEASPYERHVYRVPEDGGPAARVTTSPGVHVPFLSPDGSTLALLHSHDLMPTELFLVDAKGGPERRITTSPPAEFGRVPWVKARYATFKSRIDGHTLHARILEPANLDRSKKYPVIFGPVYSNTVRNRFAGLYATLQQLLVIERGYIVVQVDVRGSTGYGRDFREGFLMDWGGKDLDDLESAVDHLKTLPYVDPARLGIWGSSYGGTLTVFSLLRKPGLFRAGVAGAPAVDPRYFGSDDVAISRRPQTHPETFVRGNVVPEAKNLRDALLIIHGMMDDVVPFKTSIDLAEQLIKEGKDFDFAFAPAATHGWSQRPDYAIYLLGKLVTFFDRHLGPGPGAAVTQDE; this is encoded by the coding sequence ATGTTCGTGCCCAGGCCGCGCCCGGCCGCACGACGAAGCCGGTGGCCGCTCGCGGCCCTCTGGGTCGTCGCGGCCGTCGCCACCGTTCTGCCGCTGCACGCCGGCGCGCAGGGCGTTGCGCCGCTCACCGTCGAACGCATCGTCTCGGGCCCGTCGATTCTCGGCACCGCCCCTGTGCGTCCGACCTGGTCGCCCGACAGCCGCCAGCTGGCGTTTCTGTGGAACGACGCGGCGTGGCCCGCACGCGACGTGTGGCTCGTCGATCGGGACTCCTCAAGCCCGCGCCGCCTGACGAGGTTCGTCGAGGGCGCGCCGCCGTCGGGCCCTGGCGTGAGCGATCTCGCCTGGAGCCCCGACTCGCGAACGATCTACGTCGTGCACCGTGGCGACGTGTGGCGCGTCGCGGCGCAGGGCGGCACGCCCGAGGCGCTGACACGCACTGGCGGCAGCAAGACGCAGCTCTCCGCCTCGCCCGACGGCAAGTACGTCTCGTTCGTGCAGGACGGCGACCTGTGGCTGGTGCACCTCGACGTGGGCCGCGTCTCGCGGGCCACGCGCGTCGGCGTGCCGACGATCGGCTCGGTGCCGCTCGGCACCTACTACCGCGCCGACGTCGAGATCGGCACGGCGATCTGGGGTGGCGGCGTGCCGGTGGCGATCTGGTCGCCCGACAGCCGCTTCGTCGCCGTGCACTACGTCGATCGCCGCGCCGTCCGCGAGACCCCGTATCCCTACTACCTCGGCGACGAGGTGGTGGTGAACCACCTCCGGCGCGGCTATCCCGGCGACACCAACGAGATCCGCACCGTCGGCTTCTACGAGGTCGCCACGGGCCAGCTGCGCCTGCTCGACCTGCCCGACCAGACGTCGATTCAGACCAACGACTTCGCGTGGTCGCCCGAGGGCCGGCTGCTCATCGACCGCCAGAGCGACGACGCGCTCGATCGCTGGCTGGTCGTGGCCGACCCCGTCAGCCACAGCTTCACGACGGCCTGGCACGACCGCCGCGAGTCGCGCGTGTACACGGCGATCGCCTCGGCGTGGCATGGCGACGGCAAGCGCCTGCTGTTCGTGAGCGACCTCGAGGATCGCTACCGCCTCTACACGGTCGCGCCGGGCGAGACGACGCCGAGGGCCCTCACGCCGGCCACCTGGGACGTCACCGGAGAACGCGGGGCGGTCACACCCATCGCCTCGCGTGCCACGAAGAGCGTCTTCGTCGTCGGCAACGAGGCCAGCCCGTACGAGCGGCACGTCTATCGCGTGCCCGAAGACGGGGGCCCGGCCGCGCGCGTCACGACGAGCCCCGGCGTGCACGTGCCGTTTCTCTCGCCCGACGGCTCGACGCTCGCGCTGCTCCACTCACACGATCTGATGCCGACCGAGCTCTTCCTCGTCGACGCGAAGGGGGGCCCCGAGCGGCGGATCACGACGTCGCCGCCCGCCGAGTTCGGGCGCGTGCCGTGGGTGAAGGCGCGCTATGCGACCTTCAAGAGCCGGATCGACGGCCACACGCTTCACGCCCGCATCCTCGAGCCGGCGAACCTCGACCGCTCGAAGAAGTACCCGGTGATCTTCGGCCCGGTCTACTCGAACACGGTGCGCAACCGCTTCGCCGGCCTCTACGCGACCCTGCAGCAGCTGCTCGTCATCGAGCGCGGCTACATCGTCGTCCAGGTCGACGTCCGCGGCAGCACGGGGTACGGACGGGACTTCCGCGAGGGGTTCCTGATGGACTGGGGCGGGAAGGATCTCGACGACCTCGAGAGCGCGGTGGACCACCTGAAGACCCTGCCCTACGTCGATCCGGCGCGTCTGGGCATCTGGGGCAGCAGCTACGGCGGGACGCTCACGGTGTTCTCGCTCCTGCGCAAGCCGGGGCTCTTCCGGGCGGGCGTCGCCGGTGCGCCGGCCGTCGACCCGCGCTACTTCGGCAGCGACGACGTGGCGATCTCGCGCCGGCCGCAGACGCACCCGGAGACGTTCGTGCGCGGCAACGTCGTCCCGGAGGCGAAGAACCTGCGCGACGCGCTGCTCATCATCCACGGAATGATGGACGACGTCGTCCCGTTCAAGACGTCGATCGACCTCGCGGAGCAGTTGATCAAGGAGGGCAAGGACTTCGACTTCGCGTTCGCTCCGGCCGCGACGCATGGCTGGTCGCAGCGCCCCGACTACGCGATCTACCTGCTCGGCAAGCTCGTGACCTTCTTCGACCGCCACCTCGGCCCCGGACCGGGCGCGGCGGTGACCCAGGATGAGTGA